One window from the genome of Kluyveromyces marxianus DMKU3-1042 DNA, complete genome, chromosome 3 encodes:
- the KEG1 gene encoding Keg1p, producing the protein MAETAQGPSKIVVKLYQFFHISTAFLYCALLIRWMVLIPLTSTRFLPGGIHEFLCYLMIYSSIGSILWWVKFQGLNKRLLNRHNLKNINLIYFVAVMHFYDDYEHSPVLKNISYSTFIVGLSLTQMYHHWCKIFKTKKTNTNSRSMIQRINLYVAIPLLYISEFYLLLLNTEIDNYHNGPNVVLLNKAVLVTFIPLCMHLYRGLLF; encoded by the coding sequence ATGGCAGAAACAGCACAGGGTCCTTCCAAGATAGTAGTGAAGTTATATCAATTTTTCCATATATCAACTGCTTTTCTATATTGTGCATTGTTGATCCGATGGATGGTGCTGATACCCTTGACATCTACCAGATTTTTACCAGGAGGTATACATGAGTTTTTGTGCTATCTAATGATTTATTCGTCAATTGGCAGCATACTTTGGTGGGTAAAATTTCAAGGactaaacaaaagattACTTAACAGACACAACCTAAAAAACATTAATCTTATATACTTTGTGGCGGTAATGCACTTCTACGATGATTATGAGCACTCACCCGTactaaaaaatattagTTATTCCACGTTCATTGTTGGACTCTCTCTAACTCAAATGTACCATCATTGGTGTAAGATCtttaaaacaaagaaaactaaTACAAATTCAAGATCAATGATTCAGAGGATAAACCTATACGTGGCCATCCCATTGTTGTACATCAGTGAATTCTACTTGTTGTTATTAAATACGGAAATTGATAACTATCATAATGGTCCAAACGTAGTTTTGCTCAACAAGGCTGTGCTAGTTACTTTTATTCCATTGTGTATGCATTTATATAGAGGTTTACTTTTCTAA